In a genomic window of Chitinispirillales bacterium ANBcel5:
- the dut gene encoding dUTP diphosphatase: protein MTRQYISVKKLDHADGLAIPCRMTPGSSGCDISAAIDNDISLAPMCRAIVPTGLCFEIPQGLEVQVRPRSGLAFKSGVTVLNAPGTIDSDYRGEVKILLINLGNSDFVIKRGDRIAQLVPVALPNVDFIEQAEITETTRGAGGFGHTGLQ from the coding sequence ATGACCAGACAATATATCTCTGTTAAAAAACTTGATCATGCTGATGGGCTTGCTATTCCCTGTCGTATGACACCCGGCTCAAGTGGCTGTGATATTTCTGCAGCAATAGATAATGATATCTCTCTTGCACCAATGTGCCGGGCCATTGTACCAACCGGGCTGTGTTTTGAAATACCGCAGGGATTGGAGGTACAGGTTCGCCCGCGAAGTGGCCTTGCATTCAAATCGGGTGTGACAGTGCTTAACGCTCCCGGAACTATCGATTCTGACTACAGAGGAGAGGTCAAGATACTGCTGATCAACTTAGGCAATTCTGATTTTGTGATTAAAAGAGGTGATCGTATCGCGCAACTTGTACCTGTTGCTCTCCCCAATGTAGATTTTATTGAACAAGCAGAGATAACCGAAACAACCAGAGGTGCCGGTGGCTTTGGGCATACCGGGCTGCAGTAA
- a CDS encoding polyribonucleotide nucleotidyltransferase: MPYTKQEADIDGLKVSLETGKLAKQADGSAIARLGDTMVLATACSGGEVSADFFPLSVEYIAKTYAAGKFPGGFIKREGRPSEKEILAARLVDRPIRPLFPKGYRNEVQIICTVISADDIYDADVLAITAASTALTISEMPFHEPVAAVRIGMVEGKLKVFPSLAETEAGQLDLVVAGTQDSIMMVEGGSTELPEETFVEAILMAHEHIKKLVAVQKQIAAETGKQKVEFVPAEKDPALVEAVKEQVKDKIHEPCFIGEKMERSKAMKNLLKEATEALSEQFPESEDQIASIFSDLEREDIRKTILQTSTRIAGRGLDEIRKITCELDLLPRAHGSALFTRGETQALVVSTLGTKLDEQHIDNIQGEYDKSYMLHYNFPPYSVGEVKRMFSVSRREVGHGHLAERSISPVLPDEKSFPYTIRVVSEILESNGSSSMASVCGASLSLMATGVPIKTHVAGVAMGLIKEGDNVAILTDILGTEDHVGDMDFKVAGTRDGITAIQMDIKIAGITPEIMHDALAKAKEARFKILDTMDEAISSNRKELSIHAPRISTITIDKEKIREVIGPSGKVIRDIQETTGTTIFIEDDGTIQIAATNRQQRDAALNRIRGIVAEPELNAIYEATVKTIVEFGAFVEFLPGKDGLIHISELDTKRVAKVDDILQVGDKVKVKLIGFDRFGKVKLSRKALL, translated from the coding sequence ATGCCTTACACAAAACAAGAAGCCGATATAGACGGTCTGAAGGTATCCCTGGAAACTGGTAAGCTGGCTAAACAGGCAGATGGTTCTGCTATAGCACGCCTGGGTGATACGATGGTACTTGCTACAGCATGTTCTGGTGGTGAGGTGAGCGCAGATTTTTTTCCGTTATCTGTTGAGTATATTGCAAAAACATATGCAGCTGGTAAATTCCCCGGGGGATTTATTAAACGGGAAGGACGTCCCAGTGAAAAAGAGATTCTTGCAGCACGTCTGGTTGACCGACCGATTCGTCCCCTTTTCCCCAAAGGCTACAGAAACGAAGTTCAGATAATTTGCACCGTTATTTCTGCTGATGACATTTATGATGCAGATGTACTTGCAATCACCGCCGCTTCTACTGCACTGACCATCTCTGAGATGCCGTTTCATGAACCAGTAGCGGCTGTAAGAATTGGCATGGTAGAGGGCAAACTCAAAGTCTTTCCATCGCTTGCGGAAACTGAAGCCGGTCAACTCGACCTGGTTGTGGCAGGAACACAGGATTCAATCATGATGGTTGAAGGGGGTTCTACAGAACTGCCAGAAGAAACATTTGTAGAAGCAATACTTATGGCCCATGAACATATCAAAAAACTGGTAGCCGTGCAGAAGCAAATAGCCGCCGAAACAGGCAAACAGAAGGTTGAATTTGTACCTGCAGAAAAAGATCCTGCGCTGGTAGAAGCCGTAAAGGAACAGGTTAAAGATAAAATTCATGAACCCTGCTTTATCGGCGAAAAGATGGAACGCTCTAAGGCTATGAAAAATCTGCTCAAAGAAGCAACCGAAGCCCTTAGTGAACAGTTTCCTGAATCAGAAGATCAGATCGCTTCCATCTTCTCTGACCTTGAGCGAGAGGATATAAGAAAAACTATCCTCCAAACATCTACACGTATCGCAGGCAGGGGCCTTGATGAGATTCGAAAAATAACCTGCGAATTAGATCTTCTCCCCCGTGCTCATGGAAGCGCGCTTTTTACTAGAGGTGAAACACAGGCCCTCGTTGTTTCTACACTCGGCACAAAACTCGACGAACAACATATCGATAATATTCAGGGTGAATACGATAAATCGTACATGCTCCACTATAACTTCCCGCCTTACTCTGTTGGTGAAGTTAAAAGGATGTTTTCTGTTTCCCGTCGTGAAGTCGGGCATGGACATCTTGCCGAGCGATCGATTTCACCTGTGTTACCTGATGAAAAAAGTTTTCCCTATACCATAAGAGTTGTCTCTGAAATACTTGAATCTAACGGTTCGTCATCCATGGCTTCTGTTTGCGGAGCATCGCTGTCACTTATGGCAACTGGTGTGCCGATCAAAACACATGTTGCCGGTGTAGCTATGGGGCTGATTAAAGAGGGTGATAATGTTGCAATTCTCACCGATATACTTGGCACTGAAGATCACGTGGGTGATATGGATTTTAAAGTAGCAGGTACACGGGATGGAATAACAGCTATTCAGATGGATATCAAAATTGCTGGAATTACTCCGGAAATTATGCATGATGCCCTTGCAAAAGCAAAAGAGGCACGTTTTAAAATTCTTGATACCATGGACGAAGCGATTTCATCCAACCGCAAAGAGCTCTCTATTCATGCTCCACGGATCAGTACGATTACTATCGACAAGGAGAAGATACGAGAAGTTATCGGCCCAAGTGGTAAGGTAATCCGTGATATCCAGGAAACCACCGGAACAACCATTTTTATCGAAGATGATGGTACAATCCAGATAGCGGCCACGAATCGTCAACAACGTGATGCTGCTTTAAACAGAATCAGAGGCATTGTAGCAGAACCGGAACTCAATGCTATCTATGAGGCGACGGTTAAAACAATTGTGGAATTCGGAGCATTTGTTGAGTTTCTGCCTGGTAAAGATGGACTGATCCATATTTCAGAACTTGATACAAAACGGGTAGCAAAAGTAGACGATATACTCCAGGTTGGAGATAAGGTTAAAGTGAAACTGATCGGTTTTGACCGGTTCGGCAAAGTTAAACTAAGCCGCAAAGCACTCCTTTAA
- the rpsO gene encoding 30S ribosomal protein S15 → MVLTKERKQEIVREFGNNEKDTGNSDVQIAFLTERISHLTAHMKNNPKDHHTRYGLLKLVGQRRSLLDYLKANDIERYRILIKKLKIRK, encoded by the coding sequence ATGGTCTTGACCAAGGAGCGCAAACAGGAGATAGTCCGGGAATTTGGAAACAACGAAAAAGATACCGGCAATAGTGATGTTCAGATCGCCTTTTTAACCGAACGTATTTCGCATCTTACTGCGCATATGAAAAACAATCCAAAAGATCACCACACCCGCTATGGCCTGCTTAAGCTGGTAGGTCAGAGACGTTCACTTTTAGACTATCTAAAGGCAAACGATATTGAACGATACAGAATCCTTATTAAGAAGCTAAAGATACGTAAATAA
- the ribF gene encoding riboflavin biosynthesis protein RibF: MKLLRLDDNFTSLPQSIVTVGNFDGVHRGHALLLSEVVKRAREANVCSVAVTFDPHTRSVVFPELSQMTLTTLEEKAALIEGFGIDYLVVIPFDNEFRQLSATQFAEQILIKKLNALGWVMGEGHSVGKNHSGGKNFLHQVMSKYHINTFVVSLYKQDETVISSTQIRKLIIEGKIQKAVEGLSHPYLITVSRVEGTKTGTKLGYPTLNFRKPSSQKVIPPAGVYAAELEFKDRKVQGALYFGNCPTFSNRDIHFEFHVFEFGVDEPHYGEHCNLWLHRFIRSDISFSQESQLSEQITKDINEIREYFSQETHSWS, translated from the coding sequence ATGAAACTATTGAGATTAGATGATAATTTTACTTCCCTACCCCAAAGTATCGTAACGGTTGGAAATTTTGATGGTGTTCACAGAGGGCACGCGTTACTGTTATCCGAAGTAGTAAAAAGGGCCCGTGAGGCTAATGTATGTAGTGTTGCCGTTACTTTTGATCCACATACCCGCAGTGTAGTATTTCCGGAACTCTCACAGATGACCCTTACGACTCTGGAGGAAAAGGCTGCTTTAATTGAGGGGTTTGGGATTGATTATCTTGTGGTGATTCCCTTCGATAACGAATTTCGGCAGCTAAGTGCCACACAATTTGCTGAGCAAATACTTATAAAAAAGCTCAATGCCCTTGGCTGGGTCATGGGAGAGGGGCATTCTGTAGGAAAGAATCATAGTGGCGGCAAAAATTTTTTGCACCAGGTAATGAGCAAATACCATATTAATACATTTGTCGTGAGTCTGTATAAGCAGGATGAAACCGTAATTTCATCTACCCAGATTCGCAAACTGATAATTGAGGGGAAGATACAAAAAGCTGTTGAAGGGTTAAGTCACCCTTATTTGATTACTGTATCACGTGTGGAAGGCACAAAAACCGGTACAAAGCTTGGATATCCAACTCTTAATTTCAGAAAACCGTCTTCGCAGAAAGTTATTCCACCCGCAGGGGTATATGCGGCAGAACTGGAATTCAAAGATCGGAAAGTTCAGGGGGCTCTTTATTTTGGTAATTGCCCTACTTTCTCAAACCGTGATATCCATTTTGAGTTTCATGTGTTTGAGTTTGGAGTGGATGAACCACACTATGGAGAACACTGTAACTTATGGTTACACCGTTTTATTCGCAGTGATATCTCCTTCTCTCAGGAGAGTCAACTAAGTGAACAGATTACTAAAGACATTAACGAAATCAGAGAATATTTTTCACAGGAGACACACTCATGGTCTTGA
- the truB gene encoding tRNA pseudouridine(55) synthase TruB, with product MEGFLCIDKPLGPSSFAVTATVKRALQLKKVGHCGTLDPYASGLLVLTLEESTKLLQYLPSDPKVYVFGLKFGYTTDTLDLQGKETGRNDIIPQESALFSSLPHFTGTILQTPPLFSAIKYKGKRAYKLAREGEDITLPPREVEIFSLEVLNYDRENGEALIKTSCSGGTYVRSLARDIAQSLGTIGVVSQLRRIQSGDFTIKNAIKLESIQDAQNYIIPTRRVFSDHAVTINNDHKSKLLFGKDIVLPEFESKKRDRLFAFDEGMGLVSVLKRVEGERFHPEKVFTKACR from the coding sequence TTGGAAGGTTTTCTTTGTATAGACAAACCCCTCGGTCCGTCATCTTTTGCTGTAACCGCTACAGTTAAAAGAGCATTACAGCTAAAGAAGGTAGGGCACTGCGGAACACTGGACCCCTATGCATCAGGGCTGCTGGTGTTAACTCTTGAGGAGAGTACAAAACTGCTTCAGTATCTACCTTCAGACCCCAAGGTGTATGTGTTTGGGCTAAAGTTTGGTTATACAACCGACACACTGGATCTTCAGGGTAAAGAGACCGGACGAAATGATATAATCCCTCAGGAAAGTGCGCTTTTTTCATCCCTGCCCCATTTTACCGGAACAATTCTTCAAACCCCTCCCCTGTTTAGTGCAATTAAGTATAAGGGTAAACGCGCCTACAAACTTGCACGGGAGGGAGAAGATATTACCCTGCCTCCCAGAGAAGTTGAGATCTTTTCTTTAGAAGTACTTAACTATGACAGGGAGAATGGTGAAGCGCTCATTAAAACCAGTTGCTCCGGTGGGACCTATGTTCGTTCTCTGGCCCGGGATATAGCACAATCACTTGGTACCATTGGTGTAGTATCACAATTGCGTAGAATACAATCAGGTGATTTTACCATAAAAAACGCCATAAAATTAGAATCAATCCAGGATGCGCAAAACTATATTATTCCTACCAGGAGAGTGTTCAGTGATCATGCGGTCACAATAAATAATGACCATAAATCAAAGCTTCTCTTTGGCAAAGATATAGTATTGCCTGAGTTTGAAAGTAAAAAGAGAGATCGCCTTTTTGCGTTCGATGAAGGGATGGGACTTGTCTCAGTTCTTAAAAGGGTTGAGGGGGAACGTTTTCACCCCGAGAAGGTTTTTACCAAAGCGTGCAGGTAA
- a CDS encoding bifunctional oligoribonuclease/PAP phosphatase NrnA: MTWNKLNETIERNSTFLISSHLSLDGDCVGSQLAFYWYLNSIGKTVKMYCSDPVPSKFLFLQNSRLIEDHKPDDSFDVLMILDCSNPARTGWQGQEKIADTIINIDHHRDNTHFGAINHVNVNAAATGEIIYDFFKDNGIHYPPFVAQALYTAIMTDTGGFRFSNTSSRILRKCADISDQGADCSKIYELVYSSHSQQGLLLQSKIWSTLSFHLEGKVCSMNMPLKAIEETGALYSDSEGMSDYTITAKGVEVGMLCKHTPSETHFSLRSKGKIDVGRIAQKVPGGGGHSCAAGCTIKRPFKAALDYMLSILEQELD, encoded by the coding sequence ATGACCTGGAATAAACTGAATGAAACGATTGAGAGAAATTCAACCTTTTTGATTTCTTCTCACTTAAGTCTCGATGGTGATTGTGTTGGATCACAACTGGCATTTTACTGGTATTTAAACAGTATAGGAAAAACGGTGAAGATGTATTGTTCCGATCCGGTTCCATCCAAGTTTTTGTTTCTACAAAACAGCCGGTTAATTGAAGATCATAAACCAGATGATAGCTTTGATGTATTGATGATTCTTGACTGTTCTAATCCTGCTCGTACCGGATGGCAAGGACAGGAGAAGATTGCCGATACTATCATAAACATAGATCACCATAGAGACAATACACATTTTGGCGCGATTAATCATGTGAATGTAAATGCAGCTGCTACAGGGGAAATCATCTATGATTTCTTTAAAGATAACGGTATCCACTATCCACCGTTTGTCGCCCAGGCTCTTTACACAGCAATAATGACCGATACAGGAGGTTTTCGGTTTTCCAATACCTCCAGTCGTATCCTTCGCAAATGCGCCGACATTTCAGACCAGGGAGCAGATTGTTCTAAAATCTATGAACTGGTCTACTCCTCTCACTCTCAGCAGGGGCTTTTGCTTCAATCAAAAATCTGGTCCACTCTCTCTTTTCACCTTGAAGGTAAGGTGTGTAGTATGAATATGCCTCTAAAGGCAATTGAGGAGACCGGGGCCCTTTACAGTGACTCTGAAGGTATGTCTGATTATACGATCACCGCTAAGGGGGTTGAAGTGGGGATGTTATGTAAACACACTCCTTCTGAGACTCATTTCAGCCTTCGTTCGAAGGGGAAAATAGACGTTGGGCGTATTGCTCAAAAAGTTCCTGGCGGAGGTGGGCACAGTTGTGCTGCAGGGTGTACAATCAAACGTCCTTTTAAGGCTGCACTGGACTACATGCTCTCCATTCTTGAACAGGAGTTAGACTAA
- the rbfA gene encoding 30S ribosome-binding factor RbfA: protein MAAPNFHNQRIKEVLHREIGTVIAHNLRDPRIPQIVTITDIKLAQDNRNATVLVSIMDEEVDRSEAVAALNKAAPFIQRTVASRVTMKNFPKLYFKIDTSIEHSQHINMLLKEIQDDLE, encoded by the coding sequence ATGGCTGCGCCTAATTTTCATAATCAAAGAATTAAAGAAGTACTTCACAGAGAAATCGGTACTGTCATTGCTCACAATCTGCGGGATCCCCGTATTCCGCAGATTGTTACCATTACCGATATAAAACTTGCACAGGACAACCGAAATGCAACTGTTCTGGTAAGTATAATGGATGAAGAGGTGGACAGGTCTGAAGCTGTAGCTGCACTTAATAAAGCTGCTCCGTTTATACAGCGCACCGTTGCCTCACGGGTAACCATGAAGAATTTTCCAAAACTTTATTTTAAAATTGACACATCTATTGAACACAGTCAGCATATCAATATGTTATTAAAAGAAATACAAGATGACCTGGAATAA
- the infB gene encoding translation initiation factor IF-2 → MAKEKVYKLAQEFKVSSEALVQMLRGMGIAVKSHMSTVDESLRDEVKKKFEQERAEIKKQYERKKKLLTKAKEELAEKQQEQEKKKEAAEAKAKKAKETAVKKTKPAPAKPFSQKREKDEQADKRAQTQQKPRIRKYHEKESWAKGKFTPSPAPAAEKGKTEVPGVTNAPPSAKPDTAKKDKGKKKSKRRGERPEIKEGELKANVKKTLARIGSGASKKKYKKEEALKPEAVLQEERPILNVAEFVTANELSNMMNVQPSDVIAKCLELGLFVTINQRLDFETIELVADEFGYNAQLMSEYAAETELEEEADNPEDREPRAPIVTVMGHVDHGKTSLLDYIRKENVISGEAGGITQHIAAYEVHTKNGSVTFLDTPGHEAFTAMRARGSQITDVIVLVVAADSAVMPQTREAIDHAKAANVPIVIAINKTDLASANVEKIKSELAQYNVIVEEYGGQTSCIEISAKTGKGIDKLLEVLALETEILELKANPKGKAHGVVIESELDRGKGPIATILIQRGTLKKGDAFVTGIHNGRVRELYNERGKPVEKATPSQPVLVLGLTGTPQAGDSFRVVEDEKEAREISGRRRLAQKERELRKIGSVSLDHLYEQIKAGDVQNLNLIIKGDVDGSVEALAASLERLSTEEIKVRVIHKSVGAIKETDILLAAASNALIIGFHLSPNTKIREMAKREGVEIRTYRIIYEVVDDVHNAMEGMLKPEIKENILSEVEIRKVFKISKLGTIAGCYVESGTVIRGAKARLIRDDVEVAESRIASLKRIQEDVREVNSGYECGITLEKVSDYREGDRIVTYEEVEIARKLS, encoded by the coding sequence ATGGCTAAAGAGAAAGTTTACAAACTTGCACAAGAATTCAAGGTCTCAAGCGAGGCTCTGGTACAGATGTTACGAGGAATGGGAATAGCTGTAAAAAGCCACATGAGTACTGTGGATGAGAGTTTGCGTGATGAGGTAAAGAAAAAATTTGAGCAAGAACGTGCAGAAATAAAAAAACAGTACGAACGAAAAAAGAAGCTCCTTACCAAAGCAAAGGAAGAGCTGGCTGAAAAGCAGCAGGAACAGGAAAAGAAAAAGGAAGCTGCTGAGGCAAAGGCAAAAAAAGCTAAAGAAACGGCTGTAAAGAAAACCAAACCAGCTCCAGCTAAACCCTTTTCACAAAAACGGGAAAAAGATGAGCAAGCGGACAAAAGAGCCCAGACTCAACAAAAACCCCGTATTAGAAAGTATCACGAAAAAGAATCCTGGGCTAAAGGAAAATTTACCCCTTCTCCGGCCCCAGCTGCAGAGAAAGGTAAAACTGAAGTACCGGGAGTTACTAATGCACCGCCCAGTGCAAAACCTGATACTGCTAAAAAGGATAAAGGAAAGAAAAAATCCAAAAGAAGGGGTGAACGTCCCGAAATTAAAGAAGGTGAACTGAAAGCTAATGTTAAAAAGACGCTTGCGCGTATAGGCTCCGGAGCATCTAAAAAGAAATATAAAAAGGAAGAAGCACTAAAACCGGAAGCTGTGCTGCAGGAAGAGCGTCCGATTTTAAATGTTGCAGAGTTTGTTACTGCTAATGAGCTTTCGAACATGATGAATGTGCAGCCTTCTGATGTCATTGCTAAGTGCCTTGAACTCGGCCTTTTTGTGACTATCAACCAGCGCCTTGACTTTGAAACTATAGAGCTTGTTGCAGATGAGTTTGGCTACAATGCTCAACTTATGAGTGAGTATGCGGCGGAAACTGAGCTCGAAGAGGAAGCTGATAATCCCGAAGATAGAGAACCCCGTGCTCCTATAGTCACCGTAATGGGGCATGTTGACCATGGAAAGACTTCCCTACTTGATTACATTCGTAAGGAAAATGTGATTTCGGGTGAAGCCGGAGGTATTACACAACATATTGCAGCTTACGAAGTTCATACCAAAAATGGTTCTGTAACATTCCTTGATACTCCTGGTCATGAAGCCTTTACTGCTATGCGTGCACGTGGTTCACAAATAACCGATGTCATTGTTCTGGTGGTTGCTGCAGATTCAGCCGTTATGCCTCAAACAAGAGAGGCTATCGATCATGCCAAAGCGGCTAATGTACCTATCGTGATAGCAATTAACAAAACTGACCTGGCCTCAGCTAATGTGGAAAAAATCAAATCTGAACTCGCTCAGTATAACGTAATAGTCGAAGAATACGGTGGGCAGACATCGTGTATAGAGATCTCCGCAAAAACCGGTAAGGGAATCGATAAGCTTCTGGAAGTTCTTGCCCTCGAAACAGAGATACTCGAACTTAAAGCTAACCCTAAAGGCAAGGCACATGGTGTTGTGATTGAATCAGAACTAGACAGAGGAAAAGGTCCTATTGCTACAATACTGATTCAGCGGGGTACACTAAAAAAAGGTGATGCTTTCGTTACAGGAATCCACAACGGGAGAGTACGTGAGTTGTATAACGAACGTGGTAAACCTGTTGAAAAAGCGACACCAAGCCAACCAGTTCTTGTACTTGGTTTAACCGGAACACCTCAGGCTGGTGACTCCTTCAGAGTGGTGGAGGATGAAAAGGAAGCGCGTGAAATCAGCGGACGTCGTCGTCTGGCACAGAAAGAACGAGAATTAAGAAAAATTGGCTCCGTCTCATTGGATCATCTCTATGAGCAAATTAAGGCCGGGGATGTCCAGAACTTAAACCTGATTATTAAAGGTGACGTGGATGGGTCTGTTGAAGCACTTGCCGCCTCTCTTGAAAGATTAAGTACCGAAGAGATTAAGGTGAGAGTTATTCACAAAAGTGTGGGTGCCATAAAAGAAACCGACATCCTTCTGGCAGCTGCTTCAAATGCACTTATTATTGGCTTTCACCTGAGCCCTAATACAAAAATTCGTGAAATGGCTAAACGTGAAGGTGTTGAAATCAGAACCTACAGAATTATCTACGAAGTTGTGGATGATGTACATAATGCCATGGAGGGTATGCTTAAACCCGAAATTAAGGAAAACATCCTTTCTGAAGTTGAAATCAGAAAAGTGTTTAAGATATCGAAACTCGGTACTATTGCAGGGTGTTATGTTGAATCGGGAACCGTGATACGTGGAGCTAAAGCTCGCCTTATTAGGGACGATGTAGAAGTCGCAGAAAGTCGAATCGCAAGCCTTAAGAGAATTCAGGAGGATGTACGCGAAGTAAACAGCGGCTACGAATGTGGTATTACCCTTGAAAAAGTCTCTGATTATCGTGAAGGTGATAGAATTGTAACCTACGAAGAAGTGGAGATCGCCAGAAAACTTTCGTAG
- the nusA gene encoding transcription termination factor NusA — protein MKKKSRNEALKASDIVNSISVVTKEKSISMDLVLDTMKDALATAAKRYLGKPANVEVKIDKDKGTIEVFTRQTVVDFVEDPEFEIGLEEARNIDSVLEIGDELIQDLDVDLFGRTAIQTAKQVIVQRVREAEREKVYADYSERLGELVTGTVQQIERGNILVNLGRTEALLPYREQIRKEHYRQGENIRACIVEVKNNIKGPQVIISRTSPEFLARLFELEVPEIYDKTVRIIKVVRDPGHRSKIAVTTNDSRVDPVGACVGMRGNRVQAIVRELSNERIDIISWTEEISLLVRRVFAPAEVKRVIPVGDHKIVVVIREEDLAQAIGREGQNIRLASKMLDREIDVFGDQEFASLTEEQKEEALSETPSAPVDQMGEEVETDLPINEPDEEVTYDEAYDDMREEARGERFEQNDNEENPTQDTIIEGAVSSLSESDEDADSAIDEASENKEGNEAGSSL, from the coding sequence ATGAAAAAGAAAAGCAGAAATGAGGCTCTGAAAGCCTCCGACATTGTAAACTCAATCAGTGTGGTAACCAAAGAGAAAAGTATCAGCATGGATTTGGTTCTGGATACCATGAAAGATGCACTTGCCACCGCAGCCAAACGATATCTTGGCAAGCCTGCAAATGTCGAGGTTAAGATCGATAAGGATAAGGGGACAATAGAAGTTTTTACACGGCAGACAGTGGTAGATTTTGTCGAAGATCCTGAATTTGAGATTGGTCTTGAAGAGGCACGTAACATAGATTCTGTTCTTGAGATCGGTGATGAGCTGATTCAGGATCTTGATGTAGATCTTTTTGGTAGAACTGCTATTCAGACTGCAAAACAGGTGATTGTGCAAAGGGTTCGTGAAGCTGAGCGGGAGAAGGTGTACGCCGATTACAGTGAACGACTGGGTGAACTGGTTACCGGTACTGTTCAGCAGATTGAGAGAGGAAATATTTTAGTCAATCTTGGAAGAACCGAAGCGTTATTACCATATAGAGAGCAGATCAGAAAAGAGCATTATCGTCAGGGAGAAAATATTCGTGCCTGCATTGTAGAGGTTAAAAATAACATTAAAGGACCTCAGGTTATCATCTCCCGCACCAGCCCCGAATTTCTCGCCAGACTCTTTGAGCTTGAAGTTCCCGAAATTTATGACAAGACAGTTAGAATCATTAAGGTTGTGCGAGATCCGGGACATCGTTCAAAGATTGCTGTTACTACCAATGACAGCAGAGTGGACCCTGTTGGTGCCTGTGTAGGGATGCGTGGTAACAGAGTGCAGGCTATTGTTCGTGAACTCTCAAACGAGCGCATAGACATTATTAGCTGGACCGAGGAAATTTCACTTCTGGTTAGAAGAGTGTTTGCACCTGCGGAAGTAAAAAGGGTAATTCCGGTAGGTGATCATAAAATTGTGGTGGTTATAAGAGAAGAAGACCTTGCTCAGGCTATAGGACGTGAGGGGCAAAACATCCGTCTTGCGTCAAAAATGCTTGACCGGGAAATTGATGTCTTTGGGGATCAGGAGTTTGCGTCTCTGACAGAAGAGCAGAAAGAGGAAGCGCTTAGTGAAACCCCCTCTGCTCCTGTTGATCAAATGGGTGAGGAGGTAGAGACCGATCTACCAATTAACGAACCAGATGAAGAGGTTACCTACGACGAAGCGTATGACGATATGCGTGAGGAGGCACGCGGAGAACGGTTCGAGCAAAATGATAATGAAGAGAATCCAACTCAGGATACTATAATAGAAGGTGCTGTAAGTTCACTGTCTGAGTCAGACGAGGACGCCGATTCAGCAATTGATGAAGCAAGCGAGAACAAGGAAGGTAATGAAGCCGGCTCTTCCCTGTAA
- the rimP gene encoding ribosome maturation factor RimP codes for METVERITPLVTSKLEELGLELYELRFFHAGKRSILRVTIDSPEGVKIRDCEQVSRELSELLDANNFSANRPYNLEVSSPGIDRPLKTERDFNRIKGRDVVVHVSQPIEGKKSIRGKVIGCEGNKLVLENEHNTMVEIPLCDILSGREEIRFK; via the coding sequence TTGGAAACAGTTGAACGCATTACTCCATTAGTTACGAGTAAGCTTGAAGAGCTTGGACTTGAGCTTTATGAGCTGCGTTTTTTCCATGCTGGCAAACGTTCGATTCTTCGAGTCACTATAGACAGCCCTGAGGGGGTAAAGATACGTGACTGTGAGCAGGTAAGCAGAGAGCTTTCAGAGCTTCTTGATGCAAACAACTTCTCTGCCAACCGGCCCTATAACCTTGAGGTCTCCTCGCCTGGTATCGATCGTCCTTTAAAAACTGAGCGGGATTTTAACAGGATTAAAGGCAGAGATGTAGTAGTGCATGTGAGCCAGCCTATTGAAGGGAAAAAGAGTATTAGGGGAAAAGTTATTGGCTGTGAGGGCAACAAATTGGTGTTGGAAAACGAACATAATACCATGGTGGAAATTCCTCTCTGCGATATATTGAGCGGCAGAGAAGAGATCCGATTCAAGTAA